One window of the Eucalyptus grandis isolate ANBG69807.140 chromosome 6, ASM1654582v1, whole genome shotgun sequence genome contains the following:
- the LOC104450314 gene encoding uncharacterized protein LOC104450314, whose translation MNSLTAKPSFVLFSYAPSSSSSSSSSSSSSSSSSTSFAYEPRFVAPISVATWKERNGCRGGANRRRPSSRIAAYDSSKSDGSNAANGDSKAPNGTLSKSRKDLLLEYVKNVQPEFMELFVKKAPQQVVDAMRQTVTNMIGTLPPQFFTVTVTTVAENLAQLMYSVLMTGYMFRNAQYRLELQQSLDQVVLHEKPDKKDAPDYAPGTQKKVSGEVIRWNDVSGPEKIDAVKYIELLEAEIEELNQQIGRTTIGQNELLEYLKTLEPQNLKELTSSAGEDAILAMNTFIKRLLAVSDPGQMKTTVSETSAPELAKLLYWLMVVGYGIRNIEVRFDMERVLGTSPKLAELPPGENI comes from the exons atgaattctttgACGGCAAAACCCTCCTTCGTACTTTTCTCTTACGCACCGTCCTCTTCatcttcgtcgtcgtcgtcgtcgtcttcctcctcttcttcttccacttcttttgCATACGAGCCTCGTTTCGTCGCTCCGATTAGCGTCGCTACTTGGAAGGAGCGAAATGGCTGCCGCGGCGGTGCCAACCGAAGGAGGCCTTCCTCGAGAATTGCCGCGTACGATTCTTCCAAGAGCGATGGCTCTAATGCCGCCAACGGCGACTCTAAAGCGCCTAACGGCACTCTG TCAAAAAGCAGGAAAGATCTTCTTCTGGAGTATGTCAAGAATGTGCAACCAGAATTCATGGAGCTGTTTGTCAAAAAGGCTCCGCAGCAG GTAGTTGATGCTATGAGACAAACCGTCACAAATATGATTGGCACACTACCTCCCCAATTTTTCACTGTGACAGTGACTACT GTTGCTGAAAATCTTGCGCAGCTCATGTACAGCGTTCTGATGACTGGATATATGTTTAGGAACGCACAGTACCGCCTAGAACTACAACAGAGCTTGGATCAGGTTGTTCTCCATGAAAAGCCGGATAAAAAG GATGCTCCAGATTATGCACCGGGTACACAAAAAAAGGTGTCAGGTGAAGTGATCAGGTGGAATGATGTGTCTGGCCCCGAAAAAATTGATGCTGTGAAATACATCGAGTTACTTGAAGCAGAAATTGAGGAATTGAATCAACAAATAGGTAGAACAACCATTGGACAAAATGAATTGTTGGAATATCTCAAAACTCTCGAACCACAGAATCTGAAG GAGTTGACCAGTAGTGCGGGTGAGGATGCTATCCTTGCCATGAACACCTTTATAAAGCGCCTTCTTGCTGTCTCTGATCCTGGTCAAATGAAG ACAACAGTGTCGGAGACTAGTGCACCCGAACTTGCCAAGCTTCTATACTGGCTAATGGTTGTGGGCTATGGTATACGGAATATCGAGGTTCGTTTTGATATGGAAAGAGTATTAGGAACTTCTCCCAAGCTCGCAGAGTTGCCTCCTGGCGAGAACATCTAA